DNA from Fusobacterium perfoetens:
AAAACAATAATAATTATTGCAGTGCTTGCAGTAGCAGTATTCTATTCTTTCAGAAGTATTGTGAGACATTTTAAGGGAGAAGATGGGTGCTGTGGAGGATGTGCAGCTTCAAAAAATGGAACTGGATGTCACTGTGGGCATAAAAAATAAAAAAATTATCTAAATAATATATAAAATATATGTAAAAAAGTTCAAACATTAAAAAAAGTGCTTGAACTTTTTTTTTTAGTATTATATAATGG
Protein-coding regions in this window:
- a CDS encoding FeoB-associated Cys-rich membrane protein: MKTIIIIAVLAVAVFYSFRSIVRHFKGEDGCCGGCAASKNGTGCHCGHKK